Sequence from the Armatimonadota bacterium genome:
TGACGATGGTGAAGAAGCGCGTGTCCAGCCCGGGGCGCTCGGTCACCGCGCGCACCAGGCGCGGCAGGTCGAGCCAGGCGGTGCCGTAGCGCTGCTGCGCGTAGCAGCCCAGGCGGGCCCGCGCCAGCGCGTCCTCCGGGGTGGTGCCCTCGTGGCAGGCGACGAGCCCTGCCGCCACGAAGGCCTGCAGCCCCGGGTGGAGGGCCGGGCTGGCGTAGTGCCCGGTGGGGACCACCCCGGCGCGCAGCGAGGCGGCGGTGATGGCGTGCACCTGCGGGTCGCCGTAGATCACCCCGGGGAAGTTCATCTGCTCCCCCTGCAGCTGCGCCCACCCGCGCCGGTACGCCTCGGCCACCTCCTCCGGCCCCAGCGTCGCCCCCGCGTCCTCCATCCCCGGGATGGAGGGGACGCACACCGGCATGGCCAGGAGGACCTTGAGGGGGAGCCCTGCCGCGGCGGCGTGGAAGAGCTCCACCGCCCGCAGGCCGAAGACGTTGGCCAGCTCGTGGTTATCGCAGGCGATGGTGGTCGTGCCGTGCGGCAGGACCGCCCGGGCGAAGCTGCGCACGTCCACCATGCTGCTCTCCACGTGCAGGTGGGTGTCGATGAAGCCCGGCGCGAGGTAGCGGCCGGCGACGTCCACGACGGTGGTGTGCGGGCCGATGGGGAGGTGGCCGGCGTCGCCGACCAGCGCGATGAACCCCTCCCGCACGGCCACGTCGACCCCCTCCAGCACCTCGGCCGTGTTCACGTTCACCAGCCGGCCGCCGCGCAGCAGCAGGTCGGGCGGCTCGCGCCCCATGGCGGTGGCGGCGAGCGCCTGCGTCACCTGGTCGAGCGTGCGCCGGCGGTGCCCGGCAACGGTCATGGACGGCCTCCCGGGTGAGGGTTGCCGCTGTATTGGACGTCGGGCCGGGCGGCCCCTACAGGCCGGCTGCGGCGGCGGACTCCGGGCAGACCCCCTCCGGCGGGGAGCGCTCCTCGCTGTGCGCGGGTCGGGCGGGAACCCGACCCGCGCCCGCCGGAGGACGAGGCCGGTGAAGGGATTGGTGGAGTCTCGGGAGCGATAGACGACCTGTACACTTCCAGGGTGGGTTCTGCCCGATGGCGGGTCCGGCTAGGGGCCGGGACGGCGGCGCCGGGGGATGTCGGCGTCGGGAAGGAGGCAGGCGGAGACGCGCGCGCTGCTCGCGGCGGTGACGGATGCCGGCTACCTGCTGCAGGTGCGCTTTCCGGGGCTGGGCGTGGCCGGCGCCCTGTGGAGCCGACTCCGCTACGGCCGCCTCTCGGCCGGGTACGCGCGCGCGGTCGCCCGCGACCCGGCCTACCTGGCGCCGCTCGAGGTCCTGCTGAGCGTGCTTGGCCCTGTGGAAGGGATGATCGTCGAGAGCGGGGCCGGCACGGGGACCGCCACGGCGCGGTTGCTGGAGGCGAACCCCGACGCTCCGGTCGTGGCCGTGGACCGGTCGGCGGCGATGCTGTCCCTCATGGAGAAGAGGTCCGGGCGGGTCGTCGGGGTGGTGGGCGACGCCTTCCGCCTGCCGGTCGCCCGGGATGTGGCGGCGCTGGCCATCAGCCACAACGCCCCCTGCTCGCTGGTGGAACTGGCCCGGGTTACACGCCGCGGCGGCCACGTCGCCCTGGTCCTCTCGGCGGCCGGGCGGTTGCCGGCCTGCTTCTGCACGTGGGCGCTACGCGCCCGGCCGGCCGACCTGGTGCCGGTCCGCACGGTGTCGGCCGGCCGAGGCCGGGGGTGGCTCTTCCGGAAATCCGAGGAGAGCGCCGCCGGCCTCAGGTGAAGCGCACGACCTCTTCGGGGTCGAGGAGCTGCAGCGGGCGCGGGCTGAGGGGCGCGGGCGCGACGAGGTCGACTTCCACCTCGTCCGGGCCGCGCAGCCGCAGGCCCACCTCGCTGCCGGCGTCGTACGCTCCCAGGACCCGCTCCGGTGCGGCCGCGAGCACCCGCTGCGCCAGCGCCTGCAGGGCTTCCCGGCGCGGGAGCGCGACGGCCCACGCCACCAGCCGCACACTGTCCGGCGGCGGCGGCGGGACCCCCACCCCTGCCCACGTGTTGAGGCCGATGTGGTGGTGGTAGCCGCCCGCGGCCAGGAAGAGGGCCCGCGGGCCGTACCAGGCGACCTCCTCGAAGCCCAGCAGGTCCCGGTAGAACGCGGCCGCGGCGGCGATGTCCGCGGTGCGCAGGTGGATGTGCCCGATGCGGGCGGCGGGGTGGGCGCCGGTCCAGGGCGCGTCGGGAGGGGCCTGCGCCAGCAGGTCGACCAGGTCCAGCGGCAGCGTGTCGATCTGCAGCTGCCCGTCCCGGCGCGGCCAGCGGTCGCGCGGCCGGTCGGCGTACACCTCGATGCCGTGGCCGTCGGGGTCGGCCAGGTAGATCGCCTCGCTCACCAGGTGGTCGGAGGCGCCTTCCAGGGGGACCTCAAGCCTCAGCAGGCGGCGCAGCAGGCGCGCCAGCGTGGCCCGGTCCGGGTGGAGGAAGGCAACGTGGTAGAGCCCGCTCGTCCGCGCCGGCTGGGGTCGCGCGCCCGGCTGCTCGGTGAGGACCAGGGCGGCCGGCGGCTCCCCGCTGGCCGAGAGGCCCACCGTGCGCCCGCCCCCGGCCCCTGCCGCGGCGTGGATCGGGACGGGCACCTCGCCGGCGACCACGCGCCACCCCAGGGCATCGCGGTAGAAGGCCAGCGCCCGGTCGAGGTCGGCCACCGTGAGGTGGACGCGGCCCACGGTGGCATCCGGAGGAAGCGGGGGACCGGCCTCAGATCGCGCGGGAGACGTCACGGCGCGGCGGGCAACTCGTCGTCGCGCAACTCGCCCGGCACCACCGTCAGCTCGAGGGGCTCGACCCCGCGCAGCACGGCCACGCGCAGCGGGCGTCCGATGGCCTGCTCCGTCCCCAGCACCCGCTGCAGGTCGTCGGGGGACGTCACGGGCTGCCCGTCGAGGCCGACGACCACGTCGCCCGGACGGATCCCGCCGGCCGCCGCCGGCGTCCCCGGGAGGACCTCCACCACGCGCACGGCCGTCTCGGCCGGCAGGTGGTGTTGCAGCACCAGCCGCCGGTCCAGCCGGTGGGGCTGCGCGGAGATGCCCAGGTAGGCCCGCCGGACCCGTCCGTGCCGGATGAGCTGCGCCGCCACCTGCGCCGCCGTGTTGGCGGGGATGGCGAAGCAGATCCCCTGCGAGCCGGCGATGACGGCGGTGTTGATGCCCACGACGCGGCCGCGGAAGTCGACCAGCGGCCCGCCCGAGTTGCCGGGATTGAGGGGCGCGTCGGTCTGGATGACGTTCTCGATGAGGCGGCCCGTCTCGGTGCGCAGCGTGCGCCCCAGCGCGCTGACCACGCCCGTCGTCACCGTGGCCTGGAACCCCAGCGGGTTGCCGATGGCCACCACCAGCTGCCCCGGGCGCAGGCGCGAGGAGTCGCCGAACTCCACCGCCGGCAACCCGGTCTCGGGGACGGCGATCACCGCCAGGTCGGTGTGCGGGTCGGCGCCGACGAGGCGGGCCTGCAGCTCCCGCCCGTCGGGCAGCCGCACCGCGATGCGGTCGGCGCCCCGCACGACGTGGCGGTTGGTGAGGATGTAGCCGTCGGGGGTGATGATGGCGCCGCTCCCGGCCCCGCGCAGCTCCGGCCAGCCGCGGCGCTGCAGGGACGCCGGCGCCCGGCGGGCCAGGCCGACGCTGACCACCGCCGGGCCCACTCGCTCGACGGCCCGGACCACGGTCCGGGAGTAGGCGTCGAGGGCCTCGACCTCCACCGCGGCCGTCTCCTCCCGAGCCGGCGGACCGTTCGCGCCGGGGGCGGGGAGGTCGTCGCGGACTTCGGGGTCGTGCTGGGTCACCAGCTGCGCCAGTCGCATCGTCTGCTCCTCAGCAAGGCACAACGGCTCCCCCGCAGCCGGTATTCCAGCCCGAGGCCGGCGGCCCTGCCGGTCGACGGTCCCCGGGCAGGCGTCGGTGCCCCGCGGGTGGAACTCTCCGGGGTCGGCGAGAGAAGGAGGGATCCCCGGTGAAGCGTGTGGCGCACCACCGCCTGGCCGAGCTCCCGGCCGAGGCGGTCAACCCGTACATGACCCGGCGGCTGGTGTGGGGCGAGCGCGTCATGGCGGCCTTCATGGAGTTCAAGCAGGGCGCCGTGGTCCCGGTCCATGCGCACGACAACGAGCAGATCACCTACTGCATCTCCGGGTTGATGCGCTTCACGCTGCCCGACGGCGAGCTGCTGCTGCGGCCCGGCGAGGTGCTGGTGATCCCCGGCGGCGTGCCGCACGGAGCGGAGTGCCCCGAGGACACGGTGGAGATGGACATCTTCAGCCCGCCCCGCCAGGACTGGATCGACCGCACCGACGACTACCTGCGGCGCTGAGGGGGGCGGGACGTGCAGGCGCAGCGGCCGGCCATGGATGACCGCATCGACATCCTGGCGGGGATGGCGCTCTTCGCCGACCTCTCCCGCGCCCAGCTCGAGGCCGTGGCCCACACCTTCGAGGAGGAGTGGTTCAGCGAGGGCCAGCGCATCCTGCGGCAGGGGCTCTCCGGGGCGGGGTTCTACGTGATCCTGGATGGCGAGGTGGCGGTGCGCGTGGACGGGGAAACGCGCGCCACCCTGGCGCGCGGGGACGTCTTCGGCGAGGTCTCGGCGCTGCTGGGCGAGCCGCCGGTGGCCGACGTGGTGGCCCTGCGGCCGCTGCGCTGCCTGGTGCTGGCGGCGCCGGAGGTGAAGGGGTTCCTGCTGGCCTATCCGACGGTGATGTACCGGATGCTCCAGGTCGTGGCGCGGCGGCTCCGCCACGCCACCCAGTGGCGCGCGTGACCCAGATCCCCGGCGCCGGGAGTGGGCGCCTCCAACCTGCCGCACGCCCCTTCCCGCCGGGGCGCTACCCGGTCGTCGTGGTGGGCAGCGGCCCCGGGGCGCTGCAGGTGGCCTACGCGCTGCGGCGGCTGGGCGTCGAGCCCGCCGTCCTCTCGGGAGACGACGCCCCCGGGGGGATGTTCCGGCACTACCCGCTCTTCCAGCGGCTTATCACCTGGTCGAAGGCCTATCCTCCGGGCGGGCCTGACGGGCGCCTGTACTACTGGCACGACTGGAACTCGCTCATCGTCGACGACCCGCGGGAGCGGGCGCTCCTCCCCGAGTTCATGGACGGGAGCTCCATCTTCCCCTCGCGCGAGGAGATGGCCCGCAGCCTCGTGGCCTTCGCGGAGCGCACCCGCCTGCGCGTGCGCTACGGGGTGACCTGGGAGGGGACGCGGCGGGAGGCGGAGGGCTTCACGCTCCTCACCAGCGACGGGGCCTACCAGGCGCGCGTCCTGGTCTTCGCCGTCGGGATGGCCCAGCCGTGGAAGGCGCCTATCCCCGGGATCGAGCCCGTCCCGCACTACGTCGAGGCGAAGCCGCTCGCCGCCTACACCGGCAAGCGAGTCCTCATCATCGGCAAGCGCAACAGCGCCTTCGAGCTGGCCGACGCGCTCCTCCCGGTGGCCCGCCAGCTCGTCCTCCTCTCGCCCCGGCCGCCGCTCCTCTCCCTGCTGCACCGCTCCACGGCCGGCGTGCGGGCCCGGTACGCCGTGCCGTACGAGGACCACGCGCTGGGCGGCAACGTCTTCGTCCTGGACGCCGCCGTCGAGCGGGTGGAGCGCACCGCAGACGGCTACCGAGTGCACGCGCAGGGGACCACACGTCCCGGGCCGCTGGTGCTGGAGAGGGAGGAGGCCATCGTGGCCACCGGTTTCGCCGCGCCGCTCGGCGACCTGCGCGCGCTCGGGGTGGCCACCTTCGCCCAGGACCGGCTGCCGGGCCTCACGCCATTCTGGGAGAGCGCCACCGTCCCGGGGATCTACTTCGCCGGTGCCGCCTCCCAGGGCGCCGTGGGGCTGCGCAAGCACGGCGTTCCCAGCAATTCCGGGGGGATTGGCGGCTTCCGGCACAACGCCCGCGTGCTGGCCCGCCACCTGGTGGAGACGCACTTCGGGCAGCGCCTGCCGCGGCCCACGCTGCACCCCGAGGCCGTCGTCCCCTACCTGCTCGGCGAGGCCACCCGCGCCTCGGAGCTGTGGAACCAGCGCTCCTACCTGGCGCGGGTGGTGGCCTTCGACCGCGAGCGCGGCATCACCGACGAGGGGATCCTGCCGCTGGCCTGGTTCGTGGACGCGCCGGGGCCCGACGCGGTGGCCATCGTGCTGGAGACGGACGCCACCGGCGACCACCACCCGGCGGTGTACGTGCGCCGGGGCGGGCGGGTGACGGAGCACGTCCTCCCCGGCGACCCGCTCCTCACCTTCGAGCGCCCCGACCACCACGCGCAGCTCGCCGACATCCTGCGGGGCCTGCTGGCCTGACGGCACGCCGCAGCAGCGGGTGACGGGGCCGGCCTCATCTGCCGAAGGTGGCCGTTTGCAACTGGGCCCGGGGCGAGTGTCAGTGGTGGACCTGGTCGGTGACGGCGCGGAGCCGGCGCACCACCTCGCGCAGGATGGCCAGGGTGATGCGGGGGTGCCGCTCCAGCAGCCGGGTGAAGTCCCAGGAGGCCAAGGCGAGGCAGGTCGTGGGTTCCTCGGTGATCACGTGCGCCAGGCGCGGGGCCCGGTCGAGCACGGAGACCTCGCCGAAGAACTCGCCGGGCCCCAGGCGGTTCAGGACCTCGTGGCCCCGCACCACGCGCACGCGTCCGCGCACGATCATGTAGAAGCCCGTGCCCACCTGACCCTGGCGCACGATGTAGCGGTTGGCGGGGAACTCGATCTCCTGCGCGCGGTCCGCGATCATGCCCAGCGCCCGGCCGGAGATCCCGGAGAAGAGGGCGACGCGGCGCAGGAGCTGGACTCTCTGACGGCGGGTCATGGGCATGAGCGTCCCTCGCGGGCGCCATCGTCTTCGACGTCGCTTCGGGCGGTCCTCTCCCGGGCGCCCGCCCGGTAGATGGTCGGTCCGGCGGCCGACGCTTCCTCCACGACCCGGCCGTCCGTCACCAGCAGGTCGAGGTGCCCGACCACCTCGGCCACCGCCAGCATCACGTGCACCGCGTCCGTGCCGGGGAAGAGACGCTGCGCCAGGGTGAAGGCGGTCTGCGGCCCCATGGCGGCCAAGAGTCGGGCCACCTCCTCGGCCCGCCGCACGTGGTGGTCGAGGAGGGCTGCCGCCCGGGCCGCGGGGTCGCGGAAGGGCGGGCCGTGCCCGGGGAAGACCGTCTCCGCCGGCAGGGCGGCCAGGCGGCGCAGCGAGGTCAGGAGGAGCGGCAGGGTGCGCACCCGCCGGCCCTCCGGGGTGAACTCGACGAGCGGGTTGGCGCTGGTCTCCTCCAGCAGGACGTCCCCGGCGATGAGGGCGTCGTCGGCGACGAGGGCGATGTGCCCGGCAGAGTGCCCCGGCGTGTGCACCACCCGCAGCGCCCCCTCCCCGCAGGGCAGCGTGGCACCGTCGGCGAGCGGGGTGACGGCGGACAGCGGGTCGAACAGCTTCCGACTCTGCCGCAGCGCGTCGAGGACCGCCGGGCCGAAGGCCTGGGGCACCCCGGCCAGCCGCAGCGCCTCCAGGACCTGGTCCGCAACGCTCCGGTCGGCGGNNNNNNNNNNNNNNNNNNNNNNNNNNNNNNNNNNNNNNNNNNNNNNNNNNNNNNNNNNNNNNNNNNNNNNNNNNNNNNNNNNNNNNNNNNNNNNNNNNNNACAAGGTGGCCCTGCGGCGCAAGCGCCTGGGGCTGTGGGAGCCGATCACCTGGGGAGCCTACGCGGAGGCGGTGCAGCTGGTGGGGCACGCCCTGCTGGCCCTGGGGGTGCAGCCGGGAGAGCGGGTCGGGGTGGTGGGGGAGAACCGGCCCGAGTGGCTGATGAGCGACCTGGGCATCCAGGCCGCCGGCGGGTGGACCGTGGGGATTTACACCACCAGCAGCCCCGAACAGGTGGCCTACATCCTCGACCACGCCGGGTGCCGCCTGTACATCGTCGAGGGCGAGGAGCAGCTCGACAAAGCCCTGGAGGTGCGCGGCAGGCTGCCGGCCCTCGAGCGCATCGTCGTCATGGACCCGGAGGGGTTGCGCGGCTTCCGCGACCCGCAGGTGCTGCTGTGGGAGGACTTCCTGGCGCTGGGGCGGGCGCACCGGCAGGCCCACCCCGACGCCCTGGATGCGCGCTGGAGCGGCATCGGCCCCGACGACGTGGCGGTGCTGATCTACACCTCGGGGACCACCGGGCCGCCCAAGGGGGCGATGCTCACCCACGGGAACATCCTGTGGACGCTCGAGGCCCTCGACCAGGCCCTGGACTTCCGCCCCACCGACGAGGTCCTCTCCTACCTACCGCTCTCCCACATCGCCGAGCGCCTCCTCTCCGTCTTCGGGCCGATCCGCATTGGCTACACCGTCAACTTCATCGAGAACGTCGACACGGTGCTGGAGAACCTGCGCGAGGTGGCCCCGACCATCCTCTTCGTCGTGCCGCGCATCCTGGAGAAGCTCCACTCCGCGGTGACGCTGCGGCTGCAGGAGGTCGATCCGGTCAAGCGCACCGCCTGCCGGCTGGCCATGGCGGTGGGCCGGCGCGCCGCACCGCCACGCTGGCGGGGGGGGCGGGCCGCGCTGCCGGTGGAGGCGCTGTACCGGCTCGCGGACCTGCTGGTGCTGGGGCCGCTGCGCCGCCGGCTGGGCCTCCACCGGGCGCGCTGGGTCCTCTGCGGCGCCGCGCCCGTCGCCCCCGACGTGCTGGCGGCGTTCTGGGCGCTGGGCGTGCCGGTGCGCCAGGTCTACGGCCAGACCGAGGGGAGCGGGCCGACCACGGTCCACCGCGACGGGGACATCCGCCTGGAGACGGTGGGGCGGCCGCTGCCGGGCGTGGAGGTGCGCCTGGCCCCCGACGGGGAGATCCTGGTGCGGGGCGGGAACGTCTTCCGCGGCTACTACCGCGACCCGGAGGCCACCGCGGCGGCGCTGCAGGACGGGTGGCTCTGCTCCGGCGACGTCGGGGTGCTCGACCCCGACGGCCACCTGCGCATCACCGACCGCAAGAAGGACCTGATCATCACCGCCGGCGGCAAGAACATCGCCCCGCAGGCCATCGAGAACCGGCTGAAGTTCTCCCCCTACATCCACGACGCGGTCGTCATCGGCGAGGGGCGCCGCTACCTGGTGGCGCTGGTCGTCATCGACGAGGAGAACGTCTCGCGCTGGGCGCAGGAACGCCGGCTGCCCTTCACCACCTACAGCGACCTGGCCGCGCACCCGGAGGTCCACCGCCTGGTGGCGCAGGAGGTGGAGGCGGTGAACCGCACGCTCTCCTCCCCCGAGCAGGTCAAGCGCTTCGCCATCTTGCCCAAACGGCTCTACGCTGAGGACGGCGATGTGACGCCCACGCTGAAGGTACGCCGCAAGGCGATCATGGAGAAGTACCGGGACCTGGTCGAGAGCCTCTACCGGTAGGGCACCCGTGCACCCGTTGGTCCGCCCCCTCGGGGTCTGCTTCCTGCTGGCGGCGCTCCTCGCCGCCCCGGGCCCGGCGTCCGTCACCGGCTTCGGGACCGCCGCCACCGCTCCCGCCCTCGGGGGATCCCGCGACACGCTCGTCATCGGGATGAACCAGGAGCCGGACCGCCTGGGCCGCTTCTCGGTGATGTCTGCGGCGCGGGTGGTGGAGGGGGCGCTCTTCGCCCATATCGCCCCCTACACGGAGCGGTGGGTGCGCCGCCCCGTGCTGGTGGAGGACTTCCCGACGCTGGCCAACGGCCGCTGGCAGGTGCGGCCCGACGGGCGGATGCGCCTGGTGTGGCGGGTCCGCCGCGGCTTCCGCTGGCACGACGGGCGCCCGGTGACCGCGCTGGACTTCCGGTTCACCTTCGCCATGGTGCGCCACCCGGCCACCCCGGGGGTGAGCCGGGCGGTACTCGGCAAGGTGGAGCACGTCTTCGTCCCCAATCCGGACGACCCCTACACGCTGGTGGTGCAGTGGCGGGAGCGCTACCCCTTCGCCGGCACGCTGCCCTTCGGGGAGCCCGTGGTCTTCCCCCGCCACCGCCTGGAGGCGGCCTTCCTGCGCTCGCCGGCGCGCCTGCCGCTCGACCCCTACTGGCGCGCGCCGCTCGGCAACGGCCCCTACCGGTTCGTGGAGTGGGTGCCCGGCAGCCACATCCTGCTCGAGGCGGTGCCCCACTTCCCCCTTGGCGCCCCCCGCATCCGCCGCCTCCTCTTCCGCTTCGTGCCGGACGCCACGGTGCTGCAGACGCTGGCCATCGCCGGTCAGGTGGACGCCACCGAGATCAGCGGCTTCGGGGTGGAGCAGGCTCTGGAGGTGCAGCGGCGGAGCTCGGGGGCGGTGGCCCTCTTCACGCCGTCGCTGCGCTGGGAGCGCATCCTCTTCAACCTGGACGACCCCTGGCTGGCCGACCGGCGGGTGCGCTGGGCCATCGCCCACGCCATCGACCGCGAGGGCATCGTGCGCACGCTCTTCCAGGGACGCTACCCGCTGGCCCACACCTGGCTCGCCCCCCGCCACCCGGCCAGCAACCCGCACGTGCGCCGCTACGCCTACGACCCGGCGCGGGCCCGGCAGCTGCTGGCGGAGGCGGGCTTCACCCCCGGACCCGACGGCGTGCTGCGCGACGCGGCGGGGCGGCGGGTGGAGCTGACCATCATGTCCACCGCCGGGGTGGCCGTGCGGGAACAGATCGAGGAGATCGTCCAGGACCAGCTACGCGCCGTGGGCATCGCCCTGCGCATCGACAACCGCCCCGCGTCGGTGCTGCTGGGGCAGATCACCGTGCGGCGGCAGTTCCCGCACCTGGCGCTCTACTCCACCCTCTTCAGCCTCGAGTCCACGGGGTTCGAGGGGTTCCACAGCAGCCAGATCCCCTCGCCGGCCAACAACTGGGAGGGCTTCAACGTCATGGGGTGGCGCCACCCCGAGAACGACCGCCTGCTGGAGGCCATCACCACCGAGCTGGACGAGCGGCGCCGCCACGAGCTGCTGCGGCGGCAGCAGGCCATCTTCGCCGAGGAGCTGCCGGCGCTCCCGCTGTACTTCGTGCCGGCGATCGTCACCGTGCCCCGCACGCTGCGCGGCGTGCGCCCCACCGGCCTCTTTGGCTCCTTCCTCACCTGGAACGCCTGGGAGTGGGCGTGGGCGGAGTGACGGCGTGAGCCGCGTGAGGGGCGCGGGCGCCGCGCGCTGCCGTTGCGGCGGTGTCGCGGCCCTCATCCCGGCGGCGATCCCGTGAGCGCGCCCCCCACCGGCCACATGCTCCGCGAGATCCGGGAGCAGCCCCAGGTGGCCGCGCGCCTGCTGACCGAGGGGAGGGGGGAGGTGGCGGCGCTGGCTCGCGTCCTGCGCCGCCGTCAGCCCCCGTTCGTCGTCTTCGCGGCGCGCGGCTCCTCGGACAACGCCGCCGTCTATGGCAAGTACCTGGTGGAGACCCTGCTGGGGGTGCCGGCGGCTCTGGCCGCGCCCTCGACCGTGACGCTGTACCGGCGGTCCCTGCGGTTGCGCGGGGCCCTCGTGGTCGGCCTCTCCCAGTCGGGGGCGTCTCCCGACGTCGTCGAGTTCGTGGCGGCGGCACGCCGGGCCGGGGCGCTCGCGGTGGCGGTGACGAACCGCCCGCGCTCGCCGCTCGCGGACGCGGCCGCCCACGTCCTGTGGCTGCGCGCCGGCGCGGAGCGCAGCGTGGCGGCCACCAAGACCTTCCTGGCGCAGCTCCTGGTGCTGGCGATGCTCGTGGGAGCCTGGGGGCGGGTGGGGACGCTGCGCCGAGGTCTGGCGCGGGTGCCGGGGGCGGTGGAGGAGGCGCTGGCGCTGGACGCCCCCGTGACCGCGCTGGCGCGGCGGTGGCGCGACGCCACCGGCTGTCTCGTCACCGGCCGCGGCTACGGCTATCCCGTGGCGCTGGAGACCGCCCTCAAGCTGAAGGAGGCCTGCTACCTGATGGCGGAGGCGCTGTCGGGCGCGGACCTGCTCCACGGCCCGATCGCGCTGGCGGCACCGGGCGTGCCGGTGCTGCTCGTGGCCCTGCGGGGACCGTCGCTGGCGGCGCAGCGCGCGGTGACGCGGCGGCTGGCCGCGCGCGGTGCCGAGGTCGCCCTGGTGACGGATGCGCGCCGCGCCGGCCCGCCTGCCGCCACGGTCCTCCCGCTCCCGCAGGACCTCCCCGAACCGCTGGCCGCCATCCCGGCAGCCGTCCCCGCCCAGCTGCTGGCGTGGCATTTGGCCGTCCAGCGCGGCATCGACCCCGACCGGCCCCGCGGGCTACGCAAGGTGACCCGCACCCGGTGACCCCGTGACCCCCGCGTCCCCATCCCGTCCGCTGCGCACGGCCGCCGGCCGCGTGCGCATCGCCGCCGGCCGCGTGGTGGCGCCGGACGGCGACCTCACGCCCGGCTGGGTGGAGGTGGCGGACGGCCGGATCGCCGTGGTGCAGGCGGGGTGGCCGGACGCGGCGGACGTGGCGCTGCCGCGCGGAGTCGTCCTGCCGGGGTTCGTCGACCTGCAGGTGAACGGCGCGGCCGGCGTGGACTTCCTCACGGTCGAAGACCCGGCCGCGCTGGACCCGGCGCTCCGCCACCTCGCCGCCACGGGGGTGACGGGCTTCCTCCCCACCCTCATCAGCGCGCCCCTGCCGGTGGTGCGCCGCGCGCTGGAGGTGCTCAGCGCGGCGCGTGCCGCGGACCGGCCGGGGCCGCGCATCCTGGGCGTGCACCTGGAAGGGCCCTTCCTCGACCCCGCCCACGCCGGCGCCCACGACGTCGCCTGGCTGCAGGCGCCGTCGGTGGAGCTGGCCGAGGCACTCCTGGATGGCTCCGGCGCGGCGGTGCGCCTGGTGACGCTCGCGCCGGAGCTGCCCGGCGCAGGCGCGGTGATCGCCGCGCTGCGGGCGCGGGGAGTCGTCGTGGCTGCCGGCCACACCGGCGCCGACTTCGCCGCCGCCCGCGCGGCCTTCGACGCGGGCGTGGCGATGGTCACGCACCTGTTCAACGCCATGCGCCCGTTCCACCACCGCGAGCCGGGGCTCGTCGGTGCCGCCCTCCTGGACGGTCGGGTGTGCGCCTCGCTCATCCTCGACGACGTCCACCTCCATCCGGCCGCGGCGGCGCTGGCGATGCGGCTGCTCGGGCCGGAGCGGGCGGTCCTGGTGACGGACGCGGTGGCGGCGGCGGGCGCGCCTCCGGGGACCTACCGGCTGGGGACGCGCGAGGTCGTGGCACAGGACGGTGCGGTGCGTCTGCCCGACGGCACGCTGGCCGGCAGCCTCCTGACCATGGACGCGGCGGTGCGGCGCGCCTTGGCGCTCGGGGCGACCTGCCGCGACGTGGCCCGCATGGCGGCGCTGACCCCTGCAGCGCTCCTGGGGGTCCCGGCCGGCCTCCGCCCCGGGAACCCCGCGGACCTGGTCGTGCTCGATGAGGGTGGGCAGGTGGAGCTGACCCTGGTGGGCGGGGCCGTCGTCTTCCAGGCTGGCCGGTCCTGACGCGAGAGCCGCCTGCCGTCACCCGGGCGCACGGGGAA
This genomic interval carries:
- the nagA gene encoding N-acetylglucosamine-6-phosphate deacetylase, which gives rise to MTPASPSRPLRTAAGRVRIAAGRVVAPDGDLTPGWVEVADGRIAVVQAGWPDAADVALPRGVVLPGFVDLQVNGAAGVDFLTVEDPAALDPALRHLAATGVTGFLPTLISAPLPVVRRALEVLSAARAADRPGPRILGVHLEGPFLDPAHAGAHDVAWLQAPSVELAEALLDGSGAAVRLVTLAPELPGAGAVIAALRARGVVVAAGHTGADFAAARAAFDAGVAMVTHLFNAMRPFHHREPGLVGAALLDGRVCASLILDDVHLHPAAAALAMRLLGPERAVLVTDAVAAAGAPPGTYRLGTREVVAQDGAVRLPDGTLAGSLLTMDAAVRRALALGATCRDVARMAALTPAALLGVPAGLRPGNPADLVVLDEGGQVELTLVGGAVVFQAGRS
- a CDS encoding AMP-binding protein encodes the protein KVALRRKRLGLWEPITWGAYAEAVQLVGHALLALGVQPGERVGVVGENRPEWLMSDLGIQAAGGWTVGIYTTSSPEQVAYILDHAGCRLYIVEGEEQLDKALEVRGRLPALERIVVMDPEGLRGFRDPQVLLWEDFLALGRAHRQAHPDALDARWSGIGPDDVAVLIYTSGTTGPPKGAMLTHGNILWTLEALDQALDFRPTDEVLSYLPLSHIAERLLSVFGPIRIGYTVNFIENVDTVLENLREVAPTILFVVPRILEKLHSAVTLRLQEVDPVKRTACRLAMAVGRRAAPPRWRGGRAALPVEALYRLADLLVLGPLRRRLGLHRARWVLCGAAPVAPDVLAAFWALGVPVRQVYGQTEGSGPTTVHRDGDIRLETVGRPLPGVEVRLAPDGEILVRGGNVFRGYYRDPEATAAALQDGWLCSGDVGVLDPDGHLRITDRKKDLIITAGGKNIAPQAIENRLKFSPYIHDAVVIGEGRRYLVALVVIDEENVSRWAQERRLPFTTYSDLAAHPEVHRLVAQEVEAVNRTLSSPEQVKRFAILPKRLYAEDGDVTPTLKVRRKAIMEKYRDLVESLYR
- a CDS encoding SIS domain-containing protein; amino-acid sequence: MSAPPTGHMLREIREQPQVAARLLTEGRGEVAALARVLRRRQPPFVVFAARGSSDNAAVYGKYLVETLLGVPAALAAPSTVTLYRRSLRLRGALVVGLSQSGASPDVVEFVAAARRAGALAVAVTNRPRSPLADAAAHVLWLRAGAERSVAATKTFLAQLLVLAMLVGAWGRVGTLRRGLARVPGAVEEALALDAPVTALARRWRDATGCLVTGRGYGYPVALETALKLKEACYLMAEALSGADLLHGPIALAAPGVPVLLVALRGPSLAAQRAVTRRLAARGAEVALVTDARRAGPPAATVLPLPQDLPEPLAAIPAAVPAQLLAWHLAVQRGIDPDRPRGLRKVTRTR
- a CDS encoding peptide ABC transporter substrate-binding protein; the encoded protein is MHPLVRPLGVCFLLAALLAAPGPASVTGFGTAATAPALGGSRDTLVIGMNQEPDRLGRFSVMSAARVVEGALFAHIAPYTERWVRRPVLVEDFPTLANGRWQVRPDGRMRLVWRVRRGFRWHDGRPVTALDFRFTFAMVRHPATPGVSRAVLGKVEHVFVPNPDDPYTLVVQWRERYPFAGTLPFGEPVVFPRHRLEAAFLRSPARLPLDPYWRAPLGNGPYRFVEWVPGSHILLEAVPHFPLGAPRIRRLLFRFVPDATVLQTLAIAGQVDATEISGFGVEQALEVQRRSSGAVALFTPSLRWERILFNLDDPWLADRRVRWAIAHAIDREGIVRTLFQGRYPLAHTWLAPRHPASNPHVRRYAYDPARARQLLAEAGFTPGPDGVLRDAAGRRVELTIMSTAGVAVREQIEEIVQDQLRAVGIALRIDNRPASVLLGQITVRRQFPHLALYSTLFSLESTGFEGFHSSQIPSPANNWEGFNVMGWRHPENDRLLEAITTELDERRRHELLRRQQAIFAEELPALPLYFVPAIVTVPRTLRGVRPTGLFGSFLTWNAWEWAWAE